In the genome of Leeuwenhoekiella sp. MAR_2009_132, one region contains:
- a CDS encoding phosphatase PAP2 family protein, whose amino-acid sequence MLQHLKVNFTAVLILSLYFTSNYTQAQDTSETKPKIGTTQTIGDVILVTLPIATFGATLIKGDTKGAWQFTKSFILTEAVTYGLKTSINKPRPDLSNDNSFPSGHTSTAFHSAGFIHLRYGFKYSIPAYALAGFTAASRIDSKKHDILDVVAGAAIGLGSNLLFTTEYQQQHMKLSYSNFEGNHQVGFTYKF is encoded by the coding sequence ATGCTTCAACATCTCAAAGTCAATTTTACGGCTGTTTTAATTCTATCCTTATATTTTACATCTAATTATACCCAAGCTCAGGACACTAGTGAGACAAAACCAAAAATAGGAACAACTCAAACGATAGGCGATGTGATACTCGTTACGCTACCTATAGCTACTTTTGGGGCAACACTTATAAAAGGAGACACAAAAGGTGCCTGGCAGTTCACTAAAAGCTTTATCTTAACAGAAGCTGTGACTTATGGTTTAAAAACGAGTATTAATAAGCCAAGACCAGATTTGAGTAATGATAACTCTTTTCCATCTGGTCATACCTCAACAGCCTTTCATAGTGCAGGTTTTATACATTTGCGCTACGGTTTTAAATACAGTATCCCCGCATATGCTCTGGCAGGATTTACAGCAGCCAGCAGAATAGATTCAAAAAAACACGATATTCTTGATGTTGTTGCTGGTGCAGCAATTGGTTTAGGAAGTAATTTATTATTCACTACAGAATATCAACAACAACATATGAAACTCTCCTATTCTAATTTTGAAGGAAATCACCAGGTAGGATTCACTTATAAATTTTAG
- a CDS encoding efflux RND transporter periplasmic adaptor subunit → MLKAVRLIIGLVILGVAIAIGYSIANRDKDIPVKVDKVVKTVFVEEVKNDTVPIVIPANGNLVAKNRLELYAEVQGIFRSSAHDFKVGQSYTRGETLLNLDSSEYYASVQAAKSELYNLVTSIMPDLRLDYPEIFQKWQTYLNGFDINKSTPQLPETDSQKERYFITGRGLYSSYYNVKNLEQRLGKYRITAPFSGILTEAPVNKGTLVRPGQKLGEFIDTSVYELEVAIGKKFSDLLTIGEKVALTTVDGTKEYTGKVVRVNGRVDQTTQTIKVFIEIAGADSLKEGMFLQANLEAKDEPDAISIPRQLLVDNSQIYVIRDGLLDLIDVNPVYFSDKEVIIKGVPDGTQYLSKSVPGAYAGMRVKIYEENQTTGNTE, encoded by the coding sequence TATAGGTTTAGTAATACTTGGTGTCGCAATTGCGATTGGGTATTCAATTGCTAACCGGGATAAAGATATTCCTGTTAAAGTTGACAAAGTTGTTAAAACGGTTTTTGTTGAAGAAGTTAAAAATGATACCGTTCCTATAGTTATACCGGCTAATGGAAATTTAGTTGCAAAAAACCGACTGGAGCTTTATGCAGAAGTTCAGGGGATTTTTAGATCAAGCGCTCACGATTTTAAAGTGGGCCAGTCGTATACTAGAGGTGAGACCCTTTTAAATCTTGATTCTTCAGAATACTATGCTTCGGTACAAGCTGCCAAGAGCGAATTGTACAATCTGGTAACTTCAATAATGCCAGATTTACGATTAGATTATCCGGAGATTTTTCAGAAATGGCAAACCTATCTTAATGGTTTTGACATCAATAAATCAACGCCACAATTACCCGAAACAGATTCTCAAAAAGAACGCTACTTTATTACAGGTAGAGGTCTTTACTCTTCATACTACAACGTAAAAAACCTGGAGCAGCGGCTAGGTAAATACCGCATTACTGCCCCATTCTCAGGAATTTTAACAGAGGCGCCGGTAAATAAAGGTACGCTGGTACGTCCTGGTCAAAAACTGGGTGAATTTATAGATACTTCAGTTTACGAACTTGAAGTAGCGATAGGCAAAAAGTTTAGCGATCTTTTAACGATAGGTGAGAAAGTTGCTTTAACAACAGTTGACGGGACTAAAGAATACACCGGTAAAGTAGTACGTGTAAATGGTAGAGTTGATCAAACCACGCAAACGATAAAGGTCTTTATTGAGATTGCCGGGGCAGATTCTTTAAAAGAAGGTATGTTTCTTCAGGCAAATTTAGAAGCCAAAGATGAGCCAGATGCAATAAGTATTCCGCGTCAGTTATTAGTAGATAACTCACAGATTTATGTCATACGTGATGGACTACTTGATCTAATAGATGTAAATCCCGTCTATTTTTCAGATAAAGAAGTTATCATTAAAGGAGTGCCAGATGGGACTCAATATCTGTCTAAAAGTGTACCCGGTGCTTATGCCGGAATGCGCGTGAAGATTTATGAGGAAAATCAAACTACAGGAAATACGGAATAG
- a CDS encoding CPXCG motif-containing cysteine-rich protein: MEEHFFQCPYCWEEISMLLDVSVRHQVYVEDCEVCCNPIELTVGYEDGELVTFSAQSIEQ, from the coding sequence ATGGAAGAGCATTTTTTTCAATGTCCGTACTGCTGGGAAGAAATTTCGATGTTATTAGACGTTTCAGTGCGGCATCAGGTTTATGTTGAAGATTGTGAAGTATGTTGCAACCCTATAGAGCTAACGGTAGGTTATGAAGATGGTGAACTTGTTACATTTTCTGCGCAAAGTATAGAGCAGTAG
- a CDS encoding TolC family protein → MKSINLKVVIVSCLIFASGFVSYGQESFLSRAEAIALTLENNYGIAVADNNILISENNADILNSGYLPTVFGSAGLNYTVEDQRTDRDDGQSFVLEGAKSENYNASVNLEYTLFDGLGRLYNFKRLKESYNLSKLEARETIENTMLQLFSVYFEVARLTENVEILEQTLEISRNRVKRAGYQFDYGQNTKLEVLNAEVDVTNDSINLMNTRQQLLNTKRDLNVVLARDLKASFNVDTLVSFIPKMELDSFLEMAKENNVRILQSQSNIAISQYDINVSKARFLPTVGLTGSYGWNESISPASAFFTGSTRQNTGFQGGLNLRWNLFDGGSTLTQVRNAKIVKDNQLLFKKQVELEVQRDVANALGNYENLVAVYEIQEQNVITNKNNFERSRERFNLGQITSIEFRQAQINLINAETNKNLAKYEAKLAELQLLQQVGQLLNIEF, encoded by the coding sequence ATGAAGAGCATTAATCTAAAAGTAGTTATAGTAAGTTGCTTGATTTTTGCTTCTGGCTTCGTGAGTTATGGGCAGGAGTCTTTTCTCTCCAGAGCTGAGGCAATCGCATTGACTCTAGAAAATAACTATGGTATTGCAGTTGCAGATAACAACATTCTTATTTCTGAAAATAACGCAGATATTCTCAATTCGGGCTATTTGCCTACTGTTTTTGGAAGTGCAGGTTTAAACTACACAGTAGAAGATCAACGCACAGATAGAGATGATGGTCAGTCTTTTGTTTTAGAAGGTGCAAAGTCTGAAAACTATAATGCCTCGGTAAATTTGGAGTATACCTTGTTTGACGGTTTAGGCAGGCTGTATAATTTTAAGCGTTTAAAAGAGAGTTACAATCTTTCTAAACTAGAAGCACGAGAAACTATAGAGAATACGATGCTTCAGTTGTTTTCGGTATATTTTGAAGTTGCCCGACTTACAGAAAATGTAGAGATTTTAGAGCAAACCCTTGAGATTTCCAGAAATCGGGTCAAACGTGCGGGTTATCAATTTGATTATGGACAAAATACCAAGCTTGAGGTTTTAAATGCTGAAGTTGATGTTACCAATGACAGCATTAATTTAATGAACACCAGACAGCAATTATTAAATACAAAACGCGATCTCAATGTAGTACTGGCACGTGATTTAAAAGCTAGTTTTAATGTAGATACGTTAGTTTCTTTTATACCTAAGATGGAGCTCGATTCATTTTTAGAAATGGCTAAAGAAAACAATGTGCGCATATTGCAGAGTCAATCTAATATAGCCATAAGCCAGTATGATATTAATGTTTCTAAGGCTCGATTTTTACCTACTGTAGGTCTTACCGGTTCTTATGGGTGGAATGAGTCTATAAGTCCGGCATCTGCTTTCTTTACGGGTAGCACGCGCCAAAATACAGGTTTTCAAGGGGGTCTAAATTTAAGATGGAATCTTTTTGATGGTGGTTCTACATTAACTCAGGTACGTAACGCTAAAATTGTTAAAGACAATCAATTACTTTTTAAAAAACAAGTAGAGCTAGAAGTGCAGCGTGATGTAGCTAATGCATTAGGTAATTATGAAAACCTAGTAGCTGTTTACGAAATTCAAGAGCAGAATGTGATAACCAATAAAAATAATTTTGAACGTTCTCGAGAACGTTTTAATTTGGGGCAAATCACTTCAATAGAATTTAGACAGGCACAAATAAATCTAATAAATGCTGAGACTAATAAAAATCTGGCAAAGTATGAAGCTAAGCTTGCTGAGCTTCAGTTGCTGCAACAGGTAGGTCAGCTTTTAAATATTGAATTTTAA
- a CDS encoding TonB-dependent receptor domain-containing protein produces the protein MIRFKNLALLLLLLLSFSALAQKSIVIEGVVTEEHLQPLPFVNITLKQTTSKEVLTGTISDDAGSFLFTNVPLGNYIVEISYIGFKTIQRKISAGGLNPVFNLGKIQMVPSAENLSEVQVLAKRTAVSSDLGKKSFSLDDNVAQSGGSVLDAMKTMPGVAFDQEGKVVLRGSDKVVVLIDGKQSSLTGFGNQKGLSNIPAANIERIEIINNPSAKYDANGFAGIVNIIYKKEKQNGFNGDAGLSFGLGALGKRRTDTPTDFGSYSVNPKLIPSLNLNYRTGKLNYFLQTEFIIQQALPNNEFTTRNYDDGRDIISQVPENRKQFRSIVTGGVDWELGEHDQITFSGMFDREKHIDTSQVAFINLNQNLRNRLYTWKEEEVTSFINAAINYKHSFDQAGHSLSANAQYTRGLEDESYFLNDSSSVRTGRDMTNIRAIEYTTSVSIDYTKALSSGKIEIGAKGRFRRLPVDYAIMRGNQSIIYPNLGDFSKWTENLYAAYANYLLEKENFDVEAGIRAEQTEVSYALDPKNTYYNTNDNYDYFELFPSVRFTYKLNSENKISLFYNRRVDRPGEPELRIFPKYDDPELLKVGNPYLRPQFTNSVELAHRYSWGSGSLFSAIYHRTIDGAYQRIFSIDNSNPQYDIVNRIYQNTGHSTNTGIEVLFSQDVLQNWKITSSFNIYQNAIDAFQGTLLFPYERPFFIEKSSDIAGDFKITNTVQLPWKLETQLTGLYYSKKNIPQGEQLARYSVDFGLKKSIWEKRGEMTLSATDLFNRFGLRQRLTGEGFAATYDNFYETQIIRLGFNYKF, from the coding sequence ATGATACGCTTTAAAAATCTGGCTTTACTCTTACTTCTACTTTTATCTTTTTCTGCGCTTGCTCAGAAATCAATTGTTATTGAAGGTGTGGTTACCGAAGAACATTTGCAACCCTTACCATTTGTAAATATAACTTTAAAGCAAACTACTTCTAAAGAGGTACTCACAGGAACAATCTCAGACGATGCAGGTTCATTTTTATTTACAAATGTTCCTTTAGGGAACTACATAGTAGAAATCTCTTATATAGGTTTTAAAACCATTCAGAGAAAAATAAGTGCAGGTGGCTTAAATCCTGTTTTTAATTTGGGTAAAATACAAATGGTCCCATCTGCAGAAAATCTAAGCGAAGTTCAAGTTTTAGCAAAACGAACAGCCGTAAGTTCTGATCTGGGTAAAAAATCATTTAGCCTTGATGATAATGTTGCACAATCTGGCGGATCTGTATTAGATGCTATGAAAACGATGCCGGGAGTAGCTTTTGACCAGGAAGGAAAAGTTGTACTTAGAGGTAGTGACAAGGTGGTGGTTCTTATAGATGGAAAGCAATCTAGCCTCACTGGTTTTGGCAATCAAAAAGGGCTATCAAATATACCTGCTGCAAATATTGAACGTATTGAGATCATTAATAATCCTTCTGCTAAATATGATGCTAATGGATTTGCCGGTATTGTAAATATCATTTATAAAAAGGAAAAGCAAAATGGTTTTAATGGAGATGCAGGCTTGTCTTTTGGATTAGGGGCATTAGGCAAACGCAGAACAGATACTCCTACAGACTTTGGCAGTTATTCAGTTAACCCAAAATTAATACCCAGTTTAAACCTCAACTACAGAACTGGGAAACTCAATTATTTTCTACAAACCGAATTTATCATTCAGCAGGCATTACCAAATAACGAATTCACAACACGTAACTACGACGATGGCAGGGACATCATCTCACAGGTCCCCGAAAACAGAAAACAATTTAGATCTATTGTAACCGGTGGAGTAGATTGGGAGTTAGGAGAACACGATCAAATCACCTTCTCAGGAATGTTTGATAGAGAAAAACATATTGACACTTCGCAAGTTGCTTTTATTAATCTCAATCAAAACCTGCGTAACAGACTTTATACCTGGAAAGAAGAAGAAGTTACGAGTTTTATTAATGCAGCTATTAATTACAAACATAGTTTTGATCAAGCTGGTCATTCACTTTCTGCAAATGCTCAATATACACGCGGATTAGAAGATGAAAGCTATTTTTTAAACGATAGCTCTTCAGTGCGCACCGGTCGTGATATGACAAACATTAGAGCTATAGAATATACGACGAGTGTATCTATAGATTATACCAAAGCTTTAAGTAGCGGAAAAATTGAGATAGGTGCAAAAGGCAGATTTAGAAGATTGCCTGTAGATTATGCGATTATGCGCGGCAATCAATCTATCATTTATCCAAATTTGGGAGATTTTTCAAAATGGACAGAAAACCTCTATGCTGCCTATGCAAATTACCTATTAGAGAAAGAAAATTTTGACGTTGAGGCCGGTATTCGCGCAGAGCAAACTGAAGTATCCTACGCGCTAGACCCTAAGAATACGTATTACAATACAAACGATAACTACGATTATTTTGAGTTATTTCCCAGTGTACGATTTACTTATAAGTTAAATTCAGAAAATAAAATTTCACTTTTCTATAACCGCAGAGTAGATCGCCCCGGAGAACCCGAACTTCGTATTTTTCCTAAATATGACGACCCCGAACTTCTCAAGGTAGGTAACCCTTATTTAAGACCACAGTTTACAAACTCTGTAGAGTTAGCACATAGATATTCGTGGGGTTCAGGATCTCTATTCTCTGCAATCTATCACAGAACTATTGATGGGGCTTACCAACGAATTTTTAGTATAGACAATAGCAATCCGCAATATGATATTGTAAACCGAATTTATCAAAATACCGGGCATAGTACTAACACCGGTATTGAGGTATTATTCAGCCAGGATGTGCTACAAAACTGGAAAATCACTTCTAGTTTTAATATCTATCAAAATGCTATTGATGCCTTTCAGGGAACTTTATTGTTTCCGTACGAGCGGCCTTTTTTCATAGAAAAATCAAGTGACATAGCCGGTGATTTTAAAATTACAAATACCGTTCAACTTCCCTGGAAACTAGAAACTCAACTTACAGGATTGTATTATTCTAAAAAGAATATTCCGCAAGGAGAACAGCTCGCCAGATATTCGGTTGATTTTGGCTTGAAGAAATCAATTTGGGAAAAACGTGGTGAAATGACGTTATCTGCTACAGATTTATTCAATCGCTTCGGGCTTAGACAACGTCTAACAGGGGAAGGATTCGCCGCAACTTACGATAACTTTTATGAGACTCAAATCATAAGACTGGGCTTCAACTATAAATTCTAA
- a CDS encoding membrane protein, whose amino-acid sequence MEKPDLNKVAQITLAFWIMKIIATTLGETLGDYISQTLGLGYTVGIIITLLFFGIVLSIQLYSKKYTPFYFWLVIIATTTLGTEISDFIDRSLGLGYTQGSFILFTLLVITLGLWYSKFKNLKVYPIFNRNKELYFWSAVLLSNSLGTAFGDYLSDAIGLSYLTGALVTAGMIALVMLLHYLTKANQILLFWIAFVFTRPFGATFGDFLTKPVNKGGLDLGTLQASIVSTILISLLIFISHKRNKKS is encoded by the coding sequence ATGGAAAAACCAGATTTAAATAAGGTCGCTCAGATAACCCTTGCCTTTTGGATTATGAAGATTATTGCAACGACACTCGGGGAAACTCTGGGTGATTATATTTCACAGACCTTAGGTTTAGGATATACGGTAGGAATAATAATCACGCTGCTGTTTTTCGGTATTGTACTCAGTATTCAATTGTATTCAAAAAAGTATACTCCATTTTATTTCTGGCTAGTTATCATCGCGACCACCACGTTAGGTACTGAGATTTCAGACTTTATAGATCGTAGTTTAGGTCTGGGATATACACAGGGAAGCTTTATCCTATTTACGTTACTCGTCATTACGCTTGGACTCTGGTACTCAAAATTTAAAAATCTAAAAGTTTATCCCATTTTTAATAGGAATAAAGAGCTTTATTTCTGGTCCGCAGTTTTACTGTCAAACAGTCTGGGCACTGCATTTGGCGATTATTTAAGTGATGCGATAGGTCTCAGTTATCTAACCGGCGCTTTAGTAACCGCAGGTATGATTGCTCTGGTAATGTTACTTCACTATCTCACTAAAGCCAATCAAATACTCTTATTCTGGATAGCTTTTGTCTTTACCAGACCCTTTGGCGCAACCTTTGGAGATTTTCTTACAAAACCCGTTAACAAAGGCGGTTTAGATCTGGGAACATTACAAGCTTCAATCGTATCAACAATACTTATAAGTCTGCTGATTTTCATTTCGCATAAGCGAAATAAAAAAAGCTAA
- a CDS encoding efflux RND transporter permease subunit, which translates to MKNLISYFIKYSVAVNVVIMAFVIFGIIGVLRMKSSFFPLIDSQIITINVTYPGASPQEIEEGIILKIEDNLKGLVGIDRVTSTSRENGGNVTIEIDQDEDINVILAEVKNAVDRVPSFPTGMEPLVVAKQEAIRQTIGFAVSGETIDLATLKQIARTIEYDLRAMDGISQIEISGYPDEEIEIAVRENDLLAYGLTFTEVAQAVSRANILTTGGNIKTEKEDYLIRANNRSYYGDDLNNLIVRANNDGSLIRLNDVAVIRDRFSETPNASYFNGNLAVNVEISNTNNEDLLTTAEQVKVYIEDFNAKYDAVHIDITSDSSIRLEQRTNLLVVNGAEGILLVILFLSFFLNTRLAFWVAAGIPVAFLGMFIFAGSFGVTINVLSLFGMIIVIGILVDDGIVISENIYQHYEMGKTPIRAAIDGTVEVIPPIISAIITTVLAFSTFLFLDSRIGEFFGEVSTVVILTLVVSLVEALIILPAHIAHSKALVRESELDIAKKTGIQKFMYKLRYFNKKGDQFMSYMRDKIYTPALRFTLTNQLISFCIIAALLIVTVGSIMGSVIGVTIFPSIASDTVSIELLMPEGTNPQRTDSIITMVEKAAWRVNEDYTSKQTDNLQVVENIIKRVGPGNNKASLRINLLPGEFRDFSSPDITNSIRDEVGEVFGVERLTFGSGGNFGGSPISISLLGNNTEELEAAKDELRASLENNALLRDVVDTDPEGIKEIQIVLKETAYSLGLNLSSVMTQVRSGFFGTQAQRFQRGQDEIRVWVRYDRSDRSSLNDLDDMRIVTPTGERIPLSEIATYTISRGDESISHLEGQREIQVNADMADPNGSTTDILAEIKATVIPDILSKYPTLSVSYEGQNREAEKLSNSANEVIWVILFLIYATIAFTFRSYSQPFLLLFMIPFSVIGVAWGHYIHGFPINVLSALGIIALIGIMVNDGLVLIGKLNGFLKEGMKFEDAIFEAGRSRFRAIFLTSITTIAGLAPLLLEKSRQAQFLKPMAISISYGIAIATLLTLLMLPLLLSISNWIKTKSVWVKTGEEPSREDVERAIKELKEEDEEH; encoded by the coding sequence ATGAAAAATTTAATTAGTTATTTCATAAAATACAGTGTAGCCGTTAATGTGGTTATCATGGCTTTTGTGATTTTTGGAATCATCGGAGTTTTGAGGATGAAATCTTCATTTTTCCCTTTAATAGATTCACAAATAATCACGATTAACGTTACCTATCCTGGTGCTTCTCCGCAAGAAATAGAAGAAGGTATTATTCTTAAAATTGAGGATAATCTTAAAGGTCTTGTAGGCATAGATCGTGTGACATCTACATCTAGAGAAAACGGTGGTAACGTTACGATAGAGATTGATCAGGATGAAGATATAAATGTCATTCTTGCTGAAGTAAAAAATGCCGTTGATCGCGTGCCCAGTTTTCCTACGGGGATGGAGCCTCTGGTTGTCGCTAAGCAGGAAGCAATACGACAGACTATAGGTTTTGCGGTGAGCGGAGAAACTATAGATCTTGCTACCTTAAAGCAAATTGCCCGAACTATTGAATATGATTTACGGGCGATGGATGGAATATCGCAGATAGAAATAAGCGGTTATCCTGATGAAGAAATTGAAATCGCTGTACGCGAAAATGATTTACTCGCTTATGGGCTCACCTTTACTGAAGTTGCGCAAGCAGTTTCCAGAGCAAATATTCTTACCACAGGAGGAAACATTAAAACAGAAAAGGAAGATTATCTTATACGGGCAAACAACAGATCGTATTACGGTGATGATCTTAATAATCTCATTGTACGTGCAAATAATGACGGATCGCTCATAAGACTTAACGATGTAGCAGTAATTAGAGATCGTTTCTCAGAGACGCCTAATGCATCTTATTTTAACGGGAATCTTGCGGTTAATGTTGAGATAAGTAATACTAACAATGAAGACCTGCTTACAACTGCAGAACAGGTTAAAGTTTATATTGAAGATTTTAATGCAAAATACGATGCAGTACATATAGATATTACCTCAGATTCTTCAATACGTCTGGAGCAGCGTACAAATTTATTGGTAGTAAATGGCGCAGAAGGTATTCTTCTGGTAATCTTATTTTTGTCTTTTTTCTTAAATACGCGTCTTGCATTCTGGGTAGCAGCAGGGATTCCCGTAGCATTTTTAGGGATGTTTATATTTGCCGGAAGCTTTGGTGTAACAATTAATGTATTGTCTCTTTTTGGGATGATTATCGTTATAGGTATTCTGGTTGATGACGGTATTGTAATTTCAGAAAATATCTATCAGCATTATGAGATGGGTAAAACACCCATTAGAGCCGCAATTGATGGTACTGTAGAGGTTATTCCGCCTATTATTTCAGCAATTATAACCACGGTTTTAGCATTCTCAACCTTCTTATTTCTTGATAGTAGGATAGGAGAGTTTTTTGGAGAAGTTTCTACGGTCGTGATTCTTACACTTGTAGTATCTCTGGTGGAAGCTTTAATTATTTTACCGGCGCATATTGCACACAGTAAAGCTTTAGTACGTGAGTCTGAATTAGATATTGCTAAGAAAACGGGAATTCAAAAGTTTATGTACAAACTGCGTTATTTCAATAAGAAAGGCGATCAGTTTATGAGTTATATGCGGGACAAAATTTACACGCCTGCACTTCGGTTTACACTTACAAACCAGCTTATTTCGTTTTGTATAATTGCCGCTTTACTTATTGTCACTGTGGGTTCAATTATGGGAAGTGTGATAGGTGTGACTATTTTTCCAAGTATTGCGAGTGATACAGTTTCTATAGAATTGTTAATGCCTGAAGGTACAAACCCACAGCGTACAGATAGTATTATCACAATGGTAGAGAAAGCTGCCTGGCGTGTAAATGAAGACTATACAAGCAAGCAAACCGATAATTTACAGGTTGTAGAAAATATCATTAAGCGTGTGGGGCCCGGAAACAATAAGGCTTCTTTACGCATTAACTTATTGCCCGGGGAGTTTAGAGACTTTTCTTCTCCAGATATAACAAACTCCATTCGGGATGAAGTAGGAGAAGTGTTTGGCGTAGAGCGTTTAACTTTTGGTTCTGGAGGTAATTTTGGCGGAAGCCCTATATCTATTTCTCTATTAGGTAATAATACTGAAGAATTAGAAGCAGCTAAAGACGAGTTGCGAGCTAGTCTCGAGAATAATGCATTGCTGCGCGATGTGGTTGATACAGATCCTGAGGGGATTAAAGAAATACAAATTGTACTAAAGGAAACAGCTTATTCTTTAGGGCTTAATTTAAGCAGTGTGATGACGCAGGTGCGTAGTGGTTTTTTTGGAACGCAGGCGCAACGTTTTCAACGCGGGCAAGATGAGATACGCGTTTGGGTGCGTTATGATCGCAGTGATCGTAGCAGTCTAAATGATCTTGATGATATGCGTATTGTTACTCCTACCGGAGAGCGTATTCCGCTGAGTGAGATAGCGACTTATACTATTTCTAGAGGTGATGAATCTATTAGTCATTTAGAAGGACAACGTGAAATACAGGTTAATGCAGATATGGCAGACCCTAACGGAAGCACTACAGATATACTTGCTGAAATTAAGGCAACGGTAATACCCGATATTTTATCAAAATATCCAACCTTATCAGTTTCTTACGAGGGTCAAAATAGAGAGGCAGAAAAGCTAAGCAATTCTGCAAACGAGGTAATTTGGGTTATTTTATTCCTTATTTATGCAACTATCGCATTTACCTTCCGCAGTTACAGTCAGCCGTTTTTACTGTTGTTTATGATTCCTTTTAGTGTGATAGGTGTTGCCTGGGGTCACTACATTCACGGTTTTCCTATAAATGTACTTTCTGCCTTGGGTATTATTGCTTTAATAGGTATTATGGTAAACGATGGTTTGGTTCTCATAGGTAAACTCAATGGATTCTTAAAAGAAGGGATGAAATTTGAAGATGCAATTTTTGAAGCTGGTCGTTCACGATTTAGAGCGATTTTTTTAACCAGTATAACAACTATTGCAGGTCTTGCTCCTTTACTTCTTGAGAAGAGCCGCCAGGCACAATTTTTAAAGCCTATGGCGATCTCTATTTCTTATGGTATCGCCATCGCAACTTTACTAACCTTATTAATGCTTCCGTTATTATTGTCTATTTCAAACTGGATTAAAACGAAATCAGTTTGGGTAAAAACAGGAGAGGAGCCCAGTAGAGAAGATGTTGAACGTGCAATTAAAGAATTAAAAGAGGAAGATGAAGAGCATTAA
- a CDS encoding STAS/SEC14 domain-containing protein, which yields MLLNFSFSDNAIGYIVEGTMNYDAISELKQAILKMFEEHETINLYLEDNNINRFTLDAVFIASIFPMQHSHRLNKVAMVTNRKWIHAITNVNKSILGKDFKNFTIDRRLEAIEWIASN from the coding sequence GTGCTTTTAAATTTTAGTTTTTCTGATAATGCAATTGGTTACATTGTAGAAGGTACCATGAATTACGATGCGATTAGTGAATTGAAGCAGGCAATTCTAAAAATGTTTGAAGAGCACGAAACTATTAATCTCTACTTAGAAGACAATAATATTAATCGTTTTACACTTGATGCGGTTTTTATTGCAAGTATCTTCCCAATGCAGCATAGTCATAGGTTAAATAAAGTTGCAATGGTAACAAACCGTAAGTGGATACATGCAATAACTAATGTCAATAAGTCTATACTGGGCAAAGATTTCAAAAATTTTACTATAGATCGTCGTTTAGAAGCTATAGAATGGATTGCTTCAAATTAA
- a CDS encoding HD domain-containing protein produces the protein MISKNLIEETHSYCKSLIKNSICSTYPFHNWKHTKEVVTNSKRIAEGENLSNDEKTTLIIASYFHDTGHIFGTFHHEKKSATLAEEFLKQYTVTEKFIDEVTETIYATALNTIPLNKLQMVIRDADLAHLGQKCFDKKNRNLRKEWAVNEGINYSEKEWLEANIVFLQSHRFFTNSANLQFNYQKQLNIKSLENKLKDI, from the coding sequence ATGATTTCTAAAAATTTAATTGAAGAAACACATAGCTACTGCAAATCACTCATAAAAAATAGCATTTGCAGTACCTACCCTTTTCATAACTGGAAACATACTAAAGAAGTTGTCACAAACTCAAAACGCATAGCCGAAGGTGAAAACTTGAGTAATGATGAAAAAACTACCCTAATAATTGCATCTTACTTTCATGATACAGGTCATATTTTCGGAACTTTCCATCACGAAAAAAAGAGCGCAACTTTAGCTGAAGAATTTCTAAAACAGTATACCGTAACAGAAAAATTTATTGATGAGGTTACTGAAACTATATACGCTACAGCCTTAAATACAATACCGCTTAACAAACTTCAAATGGTAATACGCGATGCCGATCTCGCGCATCTAGGCCAGAAATGTTTTGATAAGAAAAATAGAAACTTAAGAAAAGAATGGGCCGTAAATGAGGGCATTAACTATTCTGAAAAAGAGTGGCTAGAAGCAAATATCGTTTTTCTACAGAGCCATAGGTTCTTCACAAATTCTGCAAATCTGCAATTTAATTATCAAAAACAGCTCAATATAAAAAGCCTTGAAAATAAATTAAAAGACATTTAA